A region of the Salvia splendens isolate huo1 chromosome 11, SspV2, whole genome shotgun sequence genome:
GATTCAAGTATTAGCCACTCGGTAGTAATATAATGAATTTACCAAAGTAAAAAAGAAGTTTTACCGGCTACACCTGTGTATGAAAAAGTGTGCTAGTGTGTGTGCAAACAGTTAACTACAGCTTTGTGACGACATCGCTAGAAACGTAATTGGAGGGGCTCAACTGAGCCATTCTTTGATTCTGAGGGGGGATTTGGGACAAATAATCAAGGAGGGGGCAATGTGAAGGCCACAGAACACGGGAATAGTTGAGTCTATCACATAACCCTTATCCTTATACATACATACTATGCGGCACGGATACGGATACGCGTATCAGTATCCGAAGGATACGGATACGCGGATACGGCTCTTTCCCAAACAACCCGATACGCGGAtacgttttaactattttttaataaataataatagtgcataataaattacaaaatagatattctaatgttattatacaaataaaaataataaaattacaaaatattaaaagctaaagtcaatttcttttatggtcGATTACACCACATCGATTTTTTGGTTATACTTATCCATATTACCAATAATAttgatcaaaatatttatttatagttacaaaattagacaaagttaatggagtaataaattggccCAAAAAATGAGCCCCAAATATACTCCTTTTCCATCGTGACTACTTCTTGCCCAATTCATTCTCCCATTTCCAATTTTCTTCAATCCCTAGTTGAGGCAATAGCGGCGCctcccctttcttcttcttcttcttcttcttcatatccgATTAACTGTCAATTTTGTTCCCAAATCGGATTGAAGTTCGTAAATTGAAAGTTGCGAAGTTCTTCGACAGAGATGGACGTTGATTTCGAAGAGGAGAACCTCAGATCTTTGCAGATAGAGGAGGATGAaggcccaatacggcccagctcgcggatacgccgaaggatacgtatcgaatctgaggtttcccggcccaatacggcccagctcgcggatacgcccaggatacgtatcgacggtgtatccgtcgcgtatcggtatcggatacgtatccgatacgtGATACGGCAACAGGGTGGCGTATCGGTGTTATATAGCATACATATATAtgtggagggagagagggagagagagtaaCCGCAGGAAAGACAAGACGAATGCGCTCAACAGCCTCGAGAGTCTTCTTCTTCCCtgtatacataattaaaatagcTTTGGGGGAATTGATGCCAGCAGACTGCAATACGGCTGGACGGGAACCATCGCCATAgagaacagggaaaccaagtTTCCTAGATGTCTGTAATcagttaaaaatgaaattgagtCTTAGGCTCAGCATAAGAAGTAGAAATATCCAACCTGACCAAAAAGAAAATACTAATCCTACCAGAACTGTTGGAAATTTTGCTTTCATTACATAGATTAATTATACTGTAATAGATTATAGAAAATGTAAAAAATTATTGGCTTCAGAATCTGTTTATCACCAACTAAAAATGCAAATCAATACTTGATCTAAAGACAAGATTATAGGTGTCTTGCAGGTCAGGAGCATTTCCATTAGAAATCTCGAGGATCTCAGAAGCACCAACCTTCACAACTGAAGGATCCAGATCAAAAGCGACATATGGCCACCCAGCATCACCATCGATCCCAGAAGCTAATGGGGTTGCTAAGAAATTGGCAAGGACCTTGTTCACAAAAGAGCTTACAAATATTAACTTAAAATCAAACATATTGTCAGCGAGCTAATAAGTTGGATGCATTAGAAATGATAAACGAACTCTACCTGTGCCTTTTTACCAAATCCAACTATCACAACAGGTTCGGTGGCATCAAAGTTCACAGAGTCATCAGCTTTCTGTGTCAATTAAAGAACAAGCTTATTTTACCATCTATCTAAATAAATCACATCAAATACCTGCATAAGTAACTCTCGTTATTTCAGAAACTTACATTTTCATCCTCAAATTTCTCACCAACATAATCAGCCAACTTTCTTCCCACGTCATTCAGAAACGGTGTGAGAGACATTGACAGGACAACAACAATAATGAGAAGCTTGTTCAGTTCAAGTGGTAGCACCCCAAGCCTATTACAAGTCCGGAGTTAGCATGCTGCAATTCTATGACAAAAGAATGATCGAccaagaaaaataattcattattACCTGTTTGCCAGTGAAAATACTACAAATGCAAATTCACCACCTTGAGAAAGAAGCAAGCCTATCCTTATGCTCTCTTGGAGAGTCAGTCCAACTCGGGGACCTAATGCCGTTATTATCAATGTCTTGATAACTATCAAACCTGCTAAAAGTGAGATTACATTTGGCCACTCTCGCATAAGCAGCTGCACAAAACAGGTGAATATGTATAAGGGAGTTGAAAAAGATCCAAAATGGAGGTTCTTGAGGAAACTTAATGCATCAAAACAGTGTTGTGCATAGAAGAAACATGAATCATAGAATACACCAGTAAAGGTGACGAAAGATTTACCCACACAATGCCAAAATATATCCAGTACCTGAGTGTCAATCGAAGTACCGGTTGTCACAAAAAACAACCCAAGAAGTAAGCCTCTGAAAGGCCGTATGTCGGCTTCAATCTGTGTGCGGTAGTTAGTTTCCGCTAAAAGAGCCCCAGCTAAAAATGCCCCTAGctgcaaataaataaatttagaaaCCATCTACCTTAGGTGTGAAGTATACCCATTATAGTATATATTCAAAGTATACAGCATCAAACCGTGTCACTGAAGCCCAACTTTTGGGTAATTAGTGATGTTCCTGCAACTGTAAGCAAGCAAAGAGCGACAAAAGCTTCTGAACTCCTTGCTTCTGCAACAACCTGGAATCAACAGCCGAATTTCATCGCaagcaaaataaaattttggatGTTGAATATCTTTATGATAAAGTTGTTCACACCTCAAAAACCCTCCTCAGAAGATACTTTCCACCAAGAGACAGCAGACCTAATCCAAGTAAGGCTTTTAGACTTTCTTTAAGAAGCATTGGCCAAAGACTTTCTTCAACCAAATTCTGCAGATAAAACCTTCGGAAGCTTTAGTAGTAGTTTGGTAGAAACGATGCAGCTTCAGAAACTAACAATCTGATAGGCAGCAGCCTTGCACCCAAAATCAGTTTTGTAGAAAAAGATCTATATGTTCACCATTTAATACTTTAAAATACTTAAGCAACCAGCTAGTCAAATTGGATGTGATGTGCTATCTCAGCATCAGTTTTTTGCAAGACCATTTCTTGTTCAGGTTACAAAAAGTCACGGTTCCAAGATGATGACTATAATCAAAACTAGATGAGTGACTGAAGAAAAAGAAGTGATACCTAATTCTAGAAGTGATCAATGAAACACATTTTAGGAAGTGATACCTAATTCTAGAAGTGATCAATGAAACACATTTTAGGAGCTCTCAGGCTCATCTACTGAAAACTTAAGCAAACAACCACTAAATAATTACAAGATGATTAAGGAACACACAACTGACACAAGTATACCTAAATAGGATCTTATTGTTTATGCCATCTGAATATTTCAATATACCTGGCTCTCCAGTACCGGCAGTATCACAAGAAGTGGGACAACTGCAATGTCCTGCAAATACCAAGCAGTAGGGATCCAAAAAGGTTACTAGTTTTCGAACTCTGTCATATGACCACTCCCAGCCAATTCAGTTTTATTTCCTTAAAAAGATGGGGATGTGAAAAACATAAAACACCTGTAATAGAAGTATCCCTAGAGTTGCTGACCCAAATCTGGTAGGTAGCTCCCCCTTTTCTGCAAGAAGCTATAATAGTGTGTAAGAAATTATAAGTATGACCAATGCTTTTGGCCTTTATGAATGGCCTCAGCCACCTAGTTTTTCATTCTTACTATCATGATAATGATACAAAGCTCATCTTAAAGATTTCTCTAGTACGTAATTCTTTTGAGAAAAAATTGAGCTAAGAAATCAAAGCCTGATGAGTGACAAGGAGGAAACATGAAAAACCGCTAATGAATAAACTTCCAGGTTATTAAGAAATTACATTGAAGAGCTAATGAATCTAAAATAGATCATCATTTAATTCTAAAGCCGTATCTTGTATAAAATGGTAAAGTTCAAGTGTTGATTTGATGGGTAATGGGGGCATAGTCATATAGAGAACTCAAGGCACAAAATGGGCAATAGGAGAAGGAAGAAGACAACAGCTCGATATAGAATAAAAGTCACAGTTTTATAGCTTTTGCATAGTGAACTCAAACAAGCCACGAATAAAGGAGCACCCACTATTCAGGTAATTTAAGCTGAAGTACCTGGAGAACAAATGCTGAAGAAGATAAGGAAAGAGCAGCACCAATAACCACAgcctcatcaatgcttcgaATGTTGACCTACAATTTTTCATAGAGCAACATCAAAATACAAAACGGCAGTGAAAGTAAATACTTTTTAATGTCTTAATAAAGGGATATATGGAGTATACATTAATTTTTGCAATCGATTTTCCTTGGAATCAAATCAGTATGGAATATTAGACATACAATTATCTTACCAAGTCAGGTCTTGAGTGGAAAAGAAACTCCAATATTTTTGTTCCAATGGCACCGTTTGGTGGCAGCTCAAATGCTGTGAAAGCAAGAGTTGATAGTATAACCTACAAGGTGACAACACAAAATCAGCATAAAACGACAGCTTACTGCATGAATAATCAAATGGAAAATTCTAACATAACATTACAACCTGGCCTACACTAAATGCATTACTAACTTATGTAACAAGAGACACGCGGAAAGACAATCAAAAAGATGGGCTAAGACTCATCGGCTTAAAGACCTTCATGCATCTGAATCTGCTTGAACTAGTTCAGGTTCCTCCTTAATCAAGCTACCATAATTGAGATTAGCTAAACTAGCTAGTGTCTAGTAAATAAAAGTTGCATAGCTCTAGATCAGAATAGTATATAGTTGTATCATGGTACATAGTAAAAGAACACCACGCAAGGCTAGATGAAATGCGCTCAAAAAAGTTAAAATATGAGAACAAAGTCTGGCATCACTCAGAAGTTGGATCTAGCTATATTTAGCATATTCATTGTTCTTTACCATGGATCACATCTTTTACAGGTAAAGAGCTGAAGTGAAACGGGATGATGAAGACCTTGTGGCAAAGGGACCCAAGAAATCAAATGGTTACAATGAACCAAATATCTGTCTGTATATACCTGAGTTAGCCCTAGGCCAAATGCAAATTTAGCAAGAGCAGTCAAGCGGGCAAGCGAGAGTTCCAAACCCATCTCAAACAGCTGCAAGAACTTATCTGTTAGTTATCTGATAGCCATTCTAAAGAAATGGATAACTTTATATCTTAACTAGAAACTAAATAAAGATGAACACGCGGAAGACAATGAGAAAGTAAAATAGTTGTTTGGGCTTAATCCGAGTTGTCATGGAGGGATTTTAATCCagtaacaaataaatatataaaaagttgGACTTACCAAGAAGAGAATTCCCCATTCAGATAGAACTTTAACATCTGTGAGATTTCTAATCAATCCAAATTGGTTGAGAACAACCCCTGCAGAGAAGAAACCTAGAATCTGAAACAGGCAAAGAAATTAGCACTTGTTGACATAAATACGATATGCTACAAAAATCAAAGAATAGATAAAATTTATTACTGTAATATTTCACAGTTGAAATCATAAAATGAGTTAAGTTCATTCTAAGTTTCACATCAGAAAGTACACAGTTGAATGCAGCCAACGTGGCAATTAGAATTATCAAGTTATTATACACAATGCAATGTTGTCAGATATTTGGCTAATAGATTCCTCTACAACAAGGAGGCCTCTTGTTTGATATGTATTGCGAGCCTACAAGGATTCCGGATCCATTTGAAGATGTGAATAAATTCTGATAGGTCAAGAACCCATGATTCTACATAATCATCCAGAACTCATTAACATATAGCTGAAAACATGTGAAATATATGAAACGACAGCATTTTATACACGAAAAGTTGCAACAAAGACAAATTTGTAAAAGTTAACGAATGAAACTTCAAGAGTCATACTCCATGTGGTCAGGTCAACTTACCGGACTAGCTTTAATCGTTTTAAAGACAGGAACCACAAGTACTGTTACACATAAGAATGTCAGCGTGTCCAACCCCAAGTCGTTGATAACATCCACAGCAGCCGCAACATCAAGTGAAGCATGTATcctaaatctgatatttttgacATGTCTGCGGCTGAGAAGGTGGGACTTTCCGCGACCAGTTACTGAGTAAGATGATAACGGTCTCCCTTTGAAACCATTGTACACAAGATGGCAATTGATTTGACGAATCATGGACAGGGATGGGGAACCGGC
Encoded here:
- the LOC121756479 gene encoding K(+) efflux antiporter 3, chloroplastic-like, encoding MNVSMLDAVAHAHRLKGYDISFQTNPVRSMASASLPSQCHLTVSSSCGQLAGSPSLSMIRQINCHLVYNGFKGRPLSSYSVTGRGKSHLLSRRHVKNIRFRIHASLDVAAAVDVINDLGLDTLTFLCVTVLVVPVFKTIKASPILGFFSAGVVLNQFGLIRNLTDVKVLSEWGILFLLFEMGLELSLARLTALAKFAFGLGLTQVILSTLAFTAFELPPNGAIGTKILEFLFHSRPDLVNIRSIDEAVVIGAALSLSSSAFVLQLLAEKGELPTRFGSATLGILLLQDIAVVPLLVILPVLESQNLVEESLWPMLLKESLKALLGLGLLSLGGKYLLRRVFEVVAEARSSEAFVALCLLTVAGTSLITQKLGFSDTLGAFLAGALLAETNYRTQIEADIRPFRGLLLGLFFVTTGTSIDTQLLMREWPNVISLLAGLIVIKTLIITALGPRVGLTLQESIRIGLLLSQGGEFAFVVFSLANRLGVLPLELNKLLIIVVVLSMSLTPFLNDVGRKLADYVGEKFEDENKADDSVNFDATEPVVIVGFGKKAQVLANFLATPLASGIDGDAGWPYVAFDLDPSVVKTSRKLGFPVLYGDGSRPAVLQSAGINSPKAILIMYTGKKKTLEAVERIRLVFPAVPIYVRAQDMMHLLELKKAGATDAILENTETSLQLGSKLLKGFGVMSDDVNFLRQLVRESMEVQAQEAVGKSDDQEMTVMKPLQLRAADLVGAYQPSRSARYESRASESGAMEAGGIDGDDEVVLEEDEAKGVLYCDIGTDSIVADEGDVKNRVGVGNDGR